Proteins encoded within one genomic window of Anopheles gambiae chromosome 3, idAnoGambNW_F1_1, whole genome shotgun sequence:
- the LOC1280718 gene encoding caspase-1: MDTAPDEIDVKPFSSPSPTEPPARAHRGSVVSSPHALAAVQEENYDTSHRNRGTALIFNHVNFESNAKREGSNKDRDEIKKELLQLSFDVRVFNDLKKQELLAKLDEVAKEDHTESDCFVLVMMTHGQDGSLYAADKQYQIAELWEPFVGDACKTLIGKPKLFFVQACRGTKFDKGVKLTKIATDTVDALSSSSQRTCVIPTMADVLVMYSAFDGHYSWRNPTHGSWFIQSLSIELNQHAHRKELLQLLTSVSRRVAYLYESNVPGNEQMDGKKQMPCVVSMLTKALYFPRK; the protein is encoded by the exons ATGGATACCGCTCCGGATGAGATTGACGTGAAGCCGTTTAGCTC gCCATCGCCGACAGAACCACCAGCACGTGCTCACAGGGGATCCGTCGTCAGCTCACCGCACGCACTGGCGGCAGTACAGGAAGAAAATTACGACACATCTCATCGAAACCGTGGGACGGCATTGATTTTCAACCACGTGAACTTTGAGTCCAATGCTAAGCGCGAAGGAAGCAACAAGGATCGCGACGAAATTAAAAAGGAACTGCTGCAGCTCAGTTTTGATGTGCGAGTATTTAACGACTTGAAAAAGCAAGAACTGCTTGCCAAGCTGGACGAAGTTGCCAAAGAGGACCACACAGAGAGCGATTGTTTCGTACTGGTGATGATGACGCACGGTCAGGACGGTTCGCTGTATGCCGCCGATAAGCAGTACCAGATTGCCGAGCTGTGGGAACCCTTTGTTGGCGATGCGTGTAAAACACTGATCGGCAAACCGAAGCTGTTCTTCGTACAAGCCTGCCGGGGCACCAAATTTGACAAGGGCGTTAAATTGACAAAGATAGCCACGGACACCGTCGATGCACTTTCGTCGTCTAGCCAACGGACTTGCGTAATTCCTACGATGGCCGACGTGCTGGTAATGTACTCAGCCTTCGATGGACACTACTCGTGGCGCAATCCGACCCACGGTTCCTGGTTCATACAGTCGCTCAGCATCGAGCTGAACCAGCACGCCCATCGGAAGGAGTTGCTTCAGCTGCTCACTTCTGTGTCGCGCCGGGTGGCCTATCTGTATGAATCGAACGTGCCGGGCAACGAACAAATGGATGGAAAGAAACAGATGCCCTGTGTCGTGTCGATGCTTACGAAGGCGCTCTACTTCCCACGCAAATAA
- the LOC1280719 gene encoding caspase-1 isoform X2 — MDSSAFPSGSSDELDSKSVQFSAAATHPTEGFANAAPVGIDECYDTSNARRGIALIINQVNFSSMAVRDGSSKDRTDISTVLQRIGFEVRVMDDPNRKQLLSALKQLAGEDHSHSDCLVVVVMTHGKENNLLYASDKSYEANQLWEPFIGDACPSLIGKPKLFFVQACRGKKLDEGVIQATISIDSVDTQSSPGSMRYVIPAMADLLVMYSTYDGHYSWRNPSKGSWFIQSLCAELGASAHCKELLHILTAVSRRVAYHYQSNVPDNAKIDAKKQMPCMVSMLTKLLYLTPKK, encoded by the exons ATGGACTCCTCCGCTTTTCCTTCTGGGTCATCTGATGAGTTGGACTCAAAATCGGTACAATT TAGTGCAGCAGCGACGCATCCCACTGAAGGTTTTGCTAATGCCGCACCGGTAGGAATTGACGAGTGCTACGACACAAGTAATGCTAGGCGTGGCATTGCGCTTATCATCAATCAGGTGAACTTTAGCAGCATGGCAGTGCGCGACGGTAGCAGTAAGGATCGCACCGATATTAGCACGGTATTGCAACGAATCGGATTCGAGGTGCGTGTGATGGACGATCCGAACAGAAAGCAACTACTTTCCGCGCTCAAGCAGCTTGCCGGTGAGGATCACTCGCACAGCGACTGtctagtggtggtggtgatgacgCACGGCAAAGAAAATAATCTACTGTACGCTTCCGATAAGTCATACGAAGCGAACCAGTTGTGGGAACCGTTCATTGGCGACGCCTGTCCATCGTTGATCGGTAAGCCGAAGTTGTTTTTCGTACAGGCCTGCCGAGGCAAGAAGCTTGATGAAGGCGTTATTCAAGCAACCATAAGCATAGATTCCGTCGATACGCAATCGTCACCGGGCTCGATGCGATACGTTATTCCGGCCATGGCAGACCTGCTGGTCATGTACTCCACGTACGATGGCCACTACTCGTGGCGCAATCCGAGCAAGGGGTCTTGGTTCATCCAATCGCTCTGTGCCGAGCTTGGGGCGAGTGCCCATTGCAAGGAGCTGCTGCACATACTGACTGCCGTTTCTCGCCGGGTAGCGTATCACTATCAGTCGAACGTTCCGGACAATGCCAAAATAGATGCAAAGAAGCAGATGCCCTGTATGGTGTCCATGTTAACCAAGCTGCTCTATTTGACGCCAAAAAAATAG
- the LOC1280721 gene encoding L-threonine 3-dehydrogenase, mitochondrial, producing MLLRKATAALGGCLRQQLPRDVVVPLATAHQHQRRWLSNGGRKTHPKILITGGLGQLGVECAKLLRSQYGEESVILSDIIKPSSEIVNSGPYIFADILDFKGLQKIVVDHRVDWIIHFSALLSAIGEQNVPLAVRVNIEGMHNVLELAKQYKMRIFVPSTIGAFGPDSPRNPTPNVTIQRPRTIYGVSKVHAELMGEYYHHKFGLDFRCLRFPGVISSDPPGGGTTDYAVAVFFEGLKTGKYQCYLKPDTRLPMMYIEDCLRSLLEFMTAPEEKLQRRVYNVTAMSFTPEELVEKLAKYIPELHVSYRPDSRQLIADSWPQIFDDSEARRDWGWQHKYDLDKLVDLMVRDVTENYIKKAPN from the exons ATGCTGCTACGCAAAGCGACGGCCGCACTCGGTGGATGCTTGCGCCAGCAACTACCACGTGATGTGGTGGTGCCGCTAGCGACCGCACACCAGCACCAACGTCGATGGCTATCGAACGGTGGACGAAAAACGCATCCCAAAATTCTCATCACAG GTGGACTCGGACAGCTTGGGGTGGAGTGTGCGAAGCTGCTGCGCAGCCAGTACGGCGAGGAGAGTGTCATCCTGTCCGACATCATCAAGCCGAGCAGCGAGATCGTCAACAGTGGGCCGTACATCTTTGCCGACATTCTCGACTTCAAGGGGCTGCAGAAGATCGTGGTCGATCATCGCGTCGACTGGATCATCCACTTTTCCGCGCTGCTCAGCGCGATCGGCGAGCAGAACGTGCCGCTCGCGGTGCGCGTCAACATCGAGGGCATGCACAATGTGCTCGAGCTGGCCAAACAGTACAAGATGCGCATCTTCGTGCCGAGCACGATCGGTGCGTTTGGCCCGGACAGCCCACGCAACCCGACGCCCAACGTGACGATCCAGCGGCCGCGCACGATCTACGGCGTGTCGAAGGTGCACGCGGAGCTGATGGGCGAGTACTACCATCACAAGTTCGGGCTGGACTTCCGCTGCCTACGGTTTCCGGGTGTGATCTCCAGCGATCCACCCGGCGGTGGCACTACCG ATTACGCCGTGGCCGTGTTCTTCGAGGGATTGAAGACGGGCAAGTATCAGTGCTACCTGAAGCCCGACACCCGTCTGCCCATGATGTACATCGAGGATTGTTTGCGCTCGCTGCTCGAGTTCATGACCGCACCGGAGGAGAAGCTACAGCGCCGAGTGTACAACGTAACTGCCATGTCTTTCACGCCCGAGGAGCTGGTGGAGAAGCTGGCCAAGTATATTCCCGAGCTGCACGTAAGCTATCGGCCCGACAGCCGACAGCTCATTGCCGACTCGTGGCCACAGATCTTCGATGATAGTGAGGCGCGCCGGGACTGGGGATGGCAGCACAAGTACGATCTGGACAAGCTGGTCGACCTAATGGTGCGCGATGTCACCGAAAACTACATCAAAAAGGCGCCAAACTGA
- the LOC3291460 gene encoding caspase, with protein MDSILEFELKSYDTTHPNRGIAVVINDSERREGSEKDVQDVVATLEGLKFNVRTFQDNTKKEIKKALYKVAREDHNENDCLVIVAMAHGKKDHITLKKEKLRIDKLWASFVGNKCPSLIGKPKLVFIQTCRGDNVDFGVASHETDSTPCSVDPAPGIIPMYADLLVMYSSYDRHISVRCKDKGSWFIQSLCQVLRDNIAGKELISLLTQVSYIVSCQTSITSDGETVKQIPSINSMLTKAFYFVPKQTQQIS; from the coding sequence ATGGATTCAATCCTGGAGTTCGAGCTGAAATCGTACGACACGACGCATCCAAACCGTGGCATTGCAGTGGTCATAAATGATAGTGAAAGGAGAGAAGGTTCGGAAAAAGACGTACAAGATGTGGTGgctacgctggagggtttgaaATTTAACGTGCGTACCTTCCAGGATAACACAAAGAAAGAGATCAAAAAAGCTCTATACAAAGTGGCCCGCGAGGATCACAACGAAAACGACTGTCTGGTAATTGTGGCGATGGCACACGGAAAGAAAGATCATATCACgctgaaaaaagaaaagctgcGAATCGACAAACTGTGGGCTAGTTTTGTGGGAAACAAGTGTCCTTCATTGATTGGGAAACCGAAGCTTGTGTTCATTCAAACGTGTCGCGGTGATAACGTAGACTTTGGAGTAGCTTCGCACGAGACAGATTCGACACCCTGTTCAGTGGATCCTGCACCTGGTATTATACCAATGTATGCGGATCTGTTGGTGATGTACTCATCCTACGACCGTCACATATCGGTTCGCTGCAAGGACAAAGGATCCTGGTTCATACAATCGCTTTGCCAAGTGTTGCGCGACAACATTGCCGGAAAGGAGCTTATCAGCTTGCTAACCCAAGTGTCCTACATCGTGTCGTGCCAAACATCCATCACGTCCGACGGGGAAACGGTTAAACAAATACCGTCTATTAACTCAATGCTCACGAAAGCCTTCTACTTTGTGCCAAAACAAACTCAGCAGATAAGCTGA
- the LOC1280719 gene encoding caspase-1 isoform X1, translating to MDSSAFPSGSSDELDSKSVQLSSAAATHPTEGFANAAPVGIDECYDTSNARRGIALIINQVNFSSMAVRDGSSKDRTDISTVLQRIGFEVRVMDDPNRKQLLSALKQLAGEDHSHSDCLVVVVMTHGKENNLLYASDKSYEANQLWEPFIGDACPSLIGKPKLFFVQACRGKKLDEGVIQATISIDSVDTQSSPGSMRYVIPAMADLLVMYSTYDGHYSWRNPSKGSWFIQSLCAELGASAHCKELLHILTAVSRRVAYHYQSNVPDNAKIDAKKQMPCMVSMLTKLLYLTPKK from the exons ATGGACTCCTCCGCTTTTCCTTCTGGGTCATCTGATGAGTTGGACTCAAAATCGGTACAATT AAGTAGTGCAGCAGCGACGCATCCCACTGAAGGTTTTGCTAATGCCGCACCGGTAGGAATTGACGAGTGCTACGACACAAGTAATGCTAGGCGTGGCATTGCGCTTATCATCAATCAGGTGAACTTTAGCAGCATGGCAGTGCGCGACGGTAGCAGTAAGGATCGCACCGATATTAGCACGGTATTGCAACGAATCGGATTCGAGGTGCGTGTGATGGACGATCCGAACAGAAAGCAACTACTTTCCGCGCTCAAGCAGCTTGCCGGTGAGGATCACTCGCACAGCGACTGtctagtggtggtggtgatgacgCACGGCAAAGAAAATAATCTACTGTACGCTTCCGATAAGTCATACGAAGCGAACCAGTTGTGGGAACCGTTCATTGGCGACGCCTGTCCATCGTTGATCGGTAAGCCGAAGTTGTTTTTCGTACAGGCCTGCCGAGGCAAGAAGCTTGATGAAGGCGTTATTCAAGCAACCATAAGCATAGATTCCGTCGATACGCAATCGTCACCGGGCTCGATGCGATACGTTATTCCGGCCATGGCAGACCTGCTGGTCATGTACTCCACGTACGATGGCCACTACTCGTGGCGCAATCCGAGCAAGGGGTCTTGGTTCATCCAATCGCTCTGTGCCGAGCTTGGGGCGAGTGCCCATTGCAAGGAGCTGCTGCACATACTGACTGCCGTTTCTCGCCGGGTAGCGTATCACTATCAGTCGAACGTTCCGGACAATGCCAAAATAGATGCAAAGAAGCAGATGCCCTGTATGGTGTCCATGTTAACCAAGCTGCTCTATTTGACGCCAAAAAAATAG
- the LOC1280720 gene encoding caspase-3 — translation MDSLLELELQSYKTNHPNRGIAVVINDSENRDGWEKDLEAVETVLQRLKCDVRTFCDKTKHEIRDALRNVSKEDHTKSDCLVIVAMAHGNNDKITLRRGEMHIDELWTDFVGNGCPSLIGKPKLVFIQSCRGNKHDYLVGGAAVDAVPSPEKPICVEIPMYADLLVMYSSYDQYVSYRDKEEGSWFIQSLCQVLGANIAGKDLLTLLTHVSYLVSVRSFLMESEVNMVKCTGVLKQIPSINSMLTKAFYFVDK, via the coding sequence ATGGATTCACTGCTCGAGCTCGAGCTGCAGTCGTACAAAACGAATCATCCCAACCGTGGCATAGCAGTGGTCATAAATGATAGTGAAAATCGAGATGGTTGGGAAAAGGACCTCGAAGCGGTAGAGACTGTGCTGCAAAGGCTGAAGTGTGATGTGCGTACGTTCTGCGATAAAACAAAGCACGAGATCAGAGATGCGCTGCGCAATGTGAGCAAAGAGGATCACACCAAAAGCGACTGTCTAGTAATTGTGGCGATGGCACACGGAAATAATGATAAGATCACGTTGCGAAGAGGTGAAATGCATATTGACGAACTGTGGACTGATTTTGTAGGGAACGGCTGTCCCTCGCTGATCGGGAAACCGAAGCTTGTGTTCATTCAATCCTGTCGCGGTAATAAGCATGACTATCTAGTTGGCGGGGCTGCGGTAGATGCGGTACCGTCTCCAGAGAAACCAATTTGCGTCGAAATACCAATGTATGCGGATCTATTGGTGATGTACTCATCCTACGATCAATACGTTTCGTACCGTGACAAGGAGGAAGGGTCCTGGTTCATACAGTCACTTTGCCAAGTGTTGGGTGCCAACATTGCCGGGAAGGATCTTCTCACCTTGCTGACTCACGTGTCCTATCTTGTATCGGTTCGATCTTTTCTGATGGAAAGTGAAGTGAATATGGTAAAATGTACCGGTGTGCTGAAACAAATACCGTCAATTAATTCAATGCTAACGAAAGCATTCTACTTTGTGGACAAATAG